In one window of Leifsonia sp. NPDC080035 DNA:
- a CDS encoding MurR/RpiR family transcriptional regulator encodes MSIQTSIQSHVDSFPPTMRRVADVILERPQIVMENTISELARACDTSEASIVRFCRALGFTGYPQLKLQLAAELAKESAEFGGSGDSVYGADISPSDTLGEMVAKIAGSEILGIRETADSLNMEVLQRVIRKLERAKRVLLFGVGASNAGAQDLAHKLLRIGHIALAFHDAHDALVSAALVEPGDVAIGFSHNGRTRETLAFLSAAARNGAYTAAITNVPDSPLAELADGVLRTAVRETTFRSGAMASRIAQLTIVDYLFVGVARGRYDRTVQALKSTYEIVKELRDDS; translated from the coding sequence GTGAGTATTCAGACCAGCATCCAGTCTCACGTCGACTCGTTCCCGCCCACGATGCGCCGGGTCGCCGACGTCATCCTGGAGCGGCCGCAGATCGTGATGGAGAACACCATCAGCGAGCTCGCGCGAGCGTGCGACACCTCGGAGGCGTCGATCGTGCGCTTCTGCCGAGCGCTCGGCTTCACCGGCTACCCGCAGCTCAAGCTGCAGCTCGCGGCGGAGCTGGCCAAGGAGTCCGCCGAGTTCGGCGGCAGCGGCGACAGCGTCTACGGGGCCGACATCAGCCCCTCCGACACGCTGGGCGAGATGGTCGCCAAAATCGCGGGCAGCGAGATCCTCGGCATCCGGGAGACAGCGGACAGCCTCAACATGGAGGTGCTCCAGCGGGTGATCCGCAAGCTGGAGCGGGCCAAGCGGGTGCTGCTGTTCGGTGTCGGGGCCAGCAACGCGGGCGCCCAGGACCTCGCGCACAAACTGCTGCGCATCGGCCACATCGCGCTCGCCTTCCACGACGCGCACGATGCCCTCGTCTCGGCCGCGCTGGTCGAGCCGGGCGACGTCGCCATCGGGTTCTCGCACAACGGCCGTACACGGGAGACGCTCGCATTCCTGAGCGCCGCCGCACGCAACGGCGCGTACACCGCCGCGATCACCAATGTCCCGGACTCGCCGCTCGCCGAGCTGGCGGACGGCGTCCTGCGCACCGCGGTGCGGGAGACGACGTTCCGCTCGGGCGCCATGGCCAGCAGGATCGCGCAGCTCACCATCGTCGACTACCTCTTCGTCGGCGTTGCCCGCGGCCGCTACGACCGCACCGTCCAGGCGCTCAAGAGCACGTACGAGATCGTCAAGGAACTCCGCGACGACAGCTGA
- a CDS encoding BadF/BadG/BcrA/BcrD ATPase family protein yields the protein MTPEPGPRTVAVDLGKTTCRVRVGEPGAAPTRSGPGAPGLASDLRADAAFAAIASLLATDARDGASATAIGIGAAGVEAAPDAARRLAERVAERWNAGTVVASDVLTAHLGAFAGAAGTVLIAGTGAVAVGVGPDGDRRRADGWGPWLGDEGSGRWIGQQGLVAALRAGDGRGAQTILAEDAAALAGGLAALPGFVGGDDAARRLASFAPTVLRRSAEGDPVAAHIVAEATRLLAATASAVSPAGGDVAVVGGLADDHDFLHALEAALREAGLAPRRPLGSAIDGAAILARRHDLPHERYAIRV from the coding sequence GTGACCCCTGAGCCCGGACCGCGCACCGTCGCCGTCGACCTCGGCAAGACGACGTGCCGCGTGCGCGTCGGCGAGCCGGGCGCCGCACCGACCCGCTCGGGCCCCGGCGCACCGGGCCTCGCGTCCGACCTGCGCGCCGACGCCGCGTTCGCGGCCATCGCGTCCCTGCTCGCCACCGACGCGCGTGACGGCGCATCCGCGACGGCCATCGGGATCGGTGCCGCAGGTGTCGAAGCCGCCCCGGACGCCGCACGACGGCTCGCCGAGCGCGTGGCGGAGCGCTGGAACGCCGGGACCGTCGTGGCCTCCGATGTGCTCACCGCGCACCTCGGCGCGTTCGCCGGAGCCGCGGGGACGGTGCTCATCGCGGGCACCGGCGCCGTGGCCGTCGGCGTCGGCCCGGACGGCGACCGACGGCGCGCGGACGGCTGGGGCCCGTGGCTGGGCGACGAGGGCAGCGGACGCTGGATCGGGCAGCAGGGCCTCGTCGCCGCGCTGCGTGCCGGCGACGGCCGCGGCGCGCAGACGATCCTCGCCGAGGACGCCGCCGCCCTGGCCGGCGGCCTGGCCGCGTTGCCCGGATTCGTCGGCGGAGACGACGCCGCCCGTCGGCTCGCCTCCTTCGCCCCGACGGTTCTGCGCCGCAGCGCCGAGGGCGACCCCGTCGCCGCGCACATCGTCGCCGAGGCGACGCGACTCCTCGCCGCGACCGCATCCGCGGTGTCTCCCGCGGGCGGCGACGTCGCCGTGGTCGGCGGCCTCGCGGACGACCACGACTTCCTGCACGCACTCGAGGCCGCGCTGCGGGAGGCGGGTCTCGCCCCGCGCCGGCCGCTCGGCTCCGCCATCGACGGCGCGGCGATCCTCGCCCGCCGCCACGACCTGCCCCACGAAAGGTATGCCATCCGTGTCTAG